The Xenopus tropicalis strain Nigerian chromosome 2, UCB_Xtro_10.0, whole genome shotgun sequence genome window below encodes:
- the LOC100135138 gene encoding uncharacterized protein LOC100135138, which yields MRYVAAYLLAVLGGKTSPSANDIKSILKSVGIDADDERVKKVISELSGKDLEDVVNSGLAKLSSVPSGGAVSAAPASAPAAGGAAPAEKKEEKKEEESEESDEDMGFGLFD from the exons ATGCGTTACGTGGCCGCTTACCTACTTGCTGTCCTTGGTGGCAAAACCAGCCCCTCAGCCAACGATATTAAAAGCATCCTAAAAAGCGTTGGCATTGATGCTGATGATGAACGTGTCAAGAAG GTGATTAGTGAGCTCAGTGGAAAAGATCTTGAAGATGTTGTAAACTCTG GTCTTGCCAAGCTATCATCTGTACCATCTGGGGGTGCTGTCTCTGCAGCTCCTGCATCTGCTCCAGCCGCCGGAGGAGCTGCTCCTGCag aaaagaaagaagaaaagaaggagGAGGAATCTGAGGAGTCTGATGAAGACATGGgatttggattatttgattaa